Proteins encoded in a region of the Cytobacillus pseudoceanisediminis genome:
- a CDS encoding glucose-1-dehydrogenase, giving the protein MYPSLEGKVIVITGGATGLGKAMAERFGAEKAKVVINYFNEEQELQGIIETIENAGGSASAIQGDVTKEEDIKRMIAHAINTFGSLDVMINNAGIENEVPSEELTLEDWNKVISTNLTGQFLGCREALDYMLENKIKGSIINMSSVHQEIPWPHFVHYAASKGGVKLMTETLALEFAPHGIRVNCIAPGAIDTPINAEKFSDPELKKGVLELIPMGYIGKPEEIAACAVWLASTEASYVTGLTLYADGGMTQYPGFQAGKG; this is encoded by the coding sequence ATGTATCCAAGTCTTGAAGGCAAAGTTATCGTCATTACCGGCGGAGCTACCGGGCTAGGGAAGGCAATGGCTGAGCGATTCGGTGCTGAAAAAGCGAAGGTTGTCATCAATTATTTTAATGAGGAACAGGAACTGCAGGGAATCATTGAAACGATTGAAAATGCAGGCGGAAGTGCATCTGCCATCCAGGGGGATGTTACAAAGGAAGAGGATATTAAAAGAATGATTGCCCATGCAATTAACACGTTCGGTTCCCTCGATGTCATGATCAATAACGCGGGAATCGAAAATGAAGTCCCATCTGAAGAACTCACCCTTGAGGATTGGAATAAAGTTATTTCGACGAATTTGACGGGACAATTTCTTGGCTGCCGGGAAGCCCTTGATTATATGCTGGAAAACAAAATAAAAGGCTCGATCATTAATATGTCATCTGTTCATCAGGAAATTCCCTGGCCCCATTTTGTTCACTATGCCGCAAGCAAAGGCGGGGTCAAATTGATGACCGAGACTCTGGCTCTTGAATTTGCCCCGCACGGAATCAGGGTGAACTGCATTGCCCCTGGTGCTATTGATACACCGATTAATGCTGAAAAATTCTCAGATCCTGAATTGAAAAAAGGTGTCCTTGAGCTCATTCCTATGGGCTACATCGGGAAGCCCGAAGAAATCGCAGCTTGTGCAGTGTGGCTGGCTTCCACAGAAGCGAGCTATGTCACCGGACTGACATTATATGCTGACGGAGGCATGACACAATATCCCGGATTCCAGGCGGGAAAAGGATGA
- a CDS encoding GRP family sugar transporter gives MTGILLALIAAVSWGSIVFVSNKLGGDEDSQTLGTTIGALLFAIAVYLFKRPDLSNIVWAVGFISGLFWSIGQKNQFGAVRYLGVAKTAPMSTGLQLIGTTFFGVFIFKEWETTMSIIIGVSSLVCIIVGAVLTSLKQGDDKEQGKSLKKGLLVLLLSTAGFVGYVVLIRWFDIDGWSAILPQAIGMVTGAFLITLRRKPYNKFAIRNIITGLIWSTGNLGLLLSLPKIGVATSFSLSQTGIVISTIGGLFFLNERKSKKQVFMVLLGCLFIIAGGVLLGFTKK, from the coding sequence ATGACTGGAATTCTACTAGCCCTCATAGCAGCGGTTTCCTGGGGCAGCATTGTATTTGTCAGCAACAAGCTTGGCGGTGACGAGGACAGCCAGACACTTGGTACGACAATAGGTGCCCTGTTATTTGCCATCGCTGTCTATCTTTTCAAGAGGCCGGATCTGTCCAATATTGTTTGGGCAGTCGGCTTTATTTCTGGTTTGTTCTGGTCAATCGGGCAGAAAAATCAGTTTGGGGCAGTCCGCTATCTGGGAGTTGCCAAGACAGCTCCGATGTCCACAGGTCTGCAGCTTATTGGAACAACTTTTTTTGGGGTATTCATTTTTAAAGAATGGGAAACAACGATGAGCATTATCATCGGGGTCTCCTCTCTTGTCTGCATCATTGTTGGTGCCGTTCTGACTTCTCTGAAACAGGGGGATGACAAGGAACAGGGAAAAAGTCTCAAGAAAGGATTGCTTGTACTGCTTTTATCGACGGCAGGTTTTGTGGGGTATGTCGTTTTAATCCGCTGGTTTGATATTGACGGCTGGTCTGCGATTCTGCCGCAGGCGATTGGGATGGTAACAGGAGCATTCCTCATAACTCTGCGCCGCAAGCCATATAACAAATTTGCTATAAGGAATATCATTACGGGACTGATTTGGAGCACGGGGAATCTGGGATTGCTGCTTTCACTGCCGAAAATCGGCGTTGCCACCAGCTTTTCACTCTCCCAGACCGGAATTGTCATATCGACCATTGGCGGGCTTTTCTTTTTAAATGAACGCAAAAGCAAAAAGCAGGTGTTTATGGTTCTCCTGGGCTGTTTGTTTATTATCGCAGGTGGAGTTTTGCTGGGCTTTACGAAAAAATAA
- the sstT gene encoding serine/threonine transporter SstT → MKNAISKWNQISLVKRILLGIIAGVALALTIPKAAGWITIFGTLFVGALKAVAPVLVFFLVMHAISKHRSGHKTNMKSIIALYGLSTFLAGFVAVVASFIFPVTLSLAPGAEDVTPPGGIAEVLQTLLTNVVDNPVNALINGNYIGILTWAILLGIALRKSADTTKNMLANFSDAISTLVKWVISFAPIGIMGLVFDAIVTNGLSALLDYGKLLAILLGSMFFIALVVNPLIVFLNIRRNPYPLVFKCLRESGMTAFFTRSSAANIPVNMSLCEKLGLDEDTYSVSIPLGATVNMAGAAVTISILTLAAVHTLGIQVDFATALILSVLAAVSAAGASGVAGGSLLLIPLAASLFGIPNDIAMQVVGVGFIIGVLQDSCETALNSSSDVLFTATAEYAKKRKEGKIVKISA, encoded by the coding sequence ATGAAAAACGCAATCAGCAAGTGGAACCAAATAAGCCTGGTCAAAAGAATTCTGCTGGGCATCATCGCAGGTGTCGCCCTGGCTTTGACCATTCCTAAAGCAGCGGGATGGATCACTATCTTCGGCACTCTTTTTGTAGGTGCATTAAAAGCTGTAGCGCCGGTATTGGTATTTTTCCTGGTAATGCACGCCATTTCCAAGCATAGAAGCGGCCATAAGACGAATATGAAATCTATTATCGCCCTTTATGGATTAAGTACTTTTCTGGCTGGATTTGTAGCAGTTGTTGCCAGCTTTATTTTTCCGGTTACCCTGTCACTTGCTCCCGGAGCTGAGGATGTAACACCTCCTGGAGGGATAGCAGAAGTTCTTCAAACTCTTCTGACTAACGTAGTGGACAACCCGGTCAATGCACTGATTAATGGTAACTATATCGGTATTCTGACTTGGGCAATTCTCCTCGGCATTGCTTTAAGAAAATCTGCTGATACAACAAAAAACATGCTCGCAAACTTCTCAGATGCAATCTCGACTTTAGTAAAATGGGTAATTAGCTTCGCTCCAATCGGGATCATGGGTCTCGTGTTTGATGCGATAGTCACCAATGGTCTTTCAGCATTGCTTGATTACGGAAAACTGCTTGCAATCCTGCTCGGTTCTATGTTCTTTATTGCTCTTGTTGTGAATCCGCTTATCGTATTCTTAAACATTCGCAGGAACCCATATCCTCTAGTATTTAAATGTCTGAGAGAAAGCGGAATGACAGCATTCTTTACGCGCAGCTCAGCAGCGAACATCCCTGTAAATATGAGCTTATGCGAAAAGCTTGGGCTGGATGAAGATACTTATTCCGTATCCATCCCATTAGGCGCAACGGTTAACATGGCAGGTGCAGCTGTTACAATTTCTATTCTGACTCTTGCTGCTGTCCATACACTAGGCATTCAAGTGGACTTTGCAACTGCTCTTATCCTTAGCGTATTAGCAGCAGTATCTGCCGCAGGTGCATCAGGTGTTGCAGGCGGTTCGCTTCTTCTCATCCCTTTAGCAGCCAGCTTATTCGGAATACCGAACGACATCGCGATGCAGGTTGTGGGTGTAGGATTCATCATAGGAGTTCTTCAGGATTCTTGTGAAACGGCCCTTAACTCGTCATCAGATGTTCTATTTACCGCAACTGCTGAATATGCAAAGAAACGCAAAGAAGGCAAAATTGTAAAAATCAGTGCCTGA
- a CDS encoding VOC family protein produces the protein MGRLVHFEVHVDDMERAKKFYGEVFGWSFQDWSEYAGMPYYGAVTGNEEELGINGALLQRQGPPPEANQALNGYACTMGVEDYDAAEARIIENGGTVALPKYALPGMAWQGYYKDTEGNIFGIHQPDASAK, from the coding sequence ATGGGCAGATTAGTTCATTTTGAAGTTCATGTGGACGATATGGAGCGCGCCAAGAAGTTTTATGGCGAGGTATTCGGATGGTCATTTCAGGATTGGAGTGAGTATGCCGGAATGCCTTATTATGGAGCAGTGACTGGAAATGAAGAAGAACTTGGCATTAACGGTGCTCTGTTGCAAAGACAGGGACCACCACCAGAAGCTAATCAAGCGTTAAACGGATATGCCTGCACGATGGGTGTGGAGGACTATGATGCAGCTGAAGCCAGAATCATTGAGAATGGCGGCACTGTCGCATTGCCGAAGTATGCTCTTCCTGGAATGGCTTGGCAGGGTTATTATAAGGATACTGAAGGGAATATTTTCGGAATTCACCAGCCGGATGCAAGTGCCAAGTAA
- a CDS encoding class I SAM-dependent methyltransferase, with translation MVYALDIDGDMLDVIKPQSGKGKNENIIILKESINHIPLPDNSIGLALASLVLHEMPSLLRALGQINECLSLAAISYVSKLKRKTFQKKDIPELLHLKWKKQLNLQG, from the coding sequence ATGGTTTATGCATTAGATATTGATGGAGATATGCTGGATGTGATCAAACCCCAAAGCGGAAAAGGAAAAAATGAAAATATCATAATACTAAAAGAAAGTATTAATCATATTCCATTACCCGACAATAGTATTGGTCTTGCACTTGCATCATTAGTTCTCCATGAGATGCCATCCTTACTACGTGCACTGGGGCAAATAAACGAGTGTTTAAGCCTGGCGGCTATTTCGTATGTATCGAAATTGAAAAGAAAGACTTTCCAAAAGAAAGACATCCCAGAATTGCTTCATCTGAAATGGAAGAAGCAATTAAACTTGCAGGGCTGA